From the Thamnophis elegans isolate rThaEle1 chromosome 11, rThaEle1.pri, whole genome shotgun sequence genome, one window contains:
- the RNF149 gene encoding E3 ubiquitin-protein ligase RNF149 isoform X1 has protein sequence MRLLSHRVTLPLLFLAAGGWPRVSWSLVWYTAWVSTVYTEPATNRTVRDSAESGRYGNSSPKESAQGLVGIPFGGTGRHMEGCDPKVEYQIPMAPRSSSGDEEAGAPFSPPQTWIALVAHGGCHLKDKVANAARKKAAAVVIYNEPRFGNSTLTSVSYLGTADTVVIMVGYPKGMEILEPVLRGIPVKMTISVGKQHVQEYINGQSVVFVAIAFITMMIISLAWLIFFYVQRFLYTGSQFRSQGQREEIIGAIAQLPLYTLKDEDKCSAIDTENCAICIENYKAKDTIRLLPCKHIFHKLCIDPWLLEQRTCPMCKLDIMKALEYWERSKKVAVPESMSNIPTENGNISMEEDNNETSGLSASNTSSIALNNVLKENLCETTILLELESGDNQHDHLSSGSLQI, from the exons ATGAGGCTGCTGTCGCACCGCGTGACGCTGCCGCTGCTTTTCCTGGCGGCGGGGGGATGGCCGCGGGTCTCCTGGTCGCTGGTCTGGTACACAGCCTGGGTGAGCACGGTGTATACCGAGCCGGCCACCAACCGCACGGTGCGGGACAGCGCGGAAAGCGGGCGTTACGGGAACAGCTCGCCCAAGGAGAGCGCGCAGGGCCTAGTCGGCATCCCTTTTGGCGGGACTGGGCGCCACATGGAGGGCTGCGACCCCAAGGTGGAATACCAGATCCCCATGGCGCCCCGAAGCTCCTCGGGAGACGAAGAGGCTGGAGCGCCCTTCTCGCCGCCTCAGACCTGGATCGCCTTAGTGGCCCACGGAGGTTGCCACTTGAAGGACAAAGTCGCCAACGCAGCAAGGAAGAAAGCCGCCGCCGTGGTCATCTATAACGAGCCTCGGTTCGGCAACTCCACTCTTACCTCTGTGTCGTACCTCG GTACTGCTGATACAGTTGTAATTATGGTTGGGTATCCAAAAGGAATGGAGATCCTGGAGCCAGTCCTAAGAGGAATTCCAGTGAAAATGACTATTAGTGTTGGTAAACAACATGTACAAGAATATATCAATGGACAGTCAGTTGTGTTTGTAGCAATTGCATTTATCACAATGATGATTATATCTTTAGCATGGCTTATATTTTTTTATGTGCAACGTTTTCTCTATACTGGATCACAATTTAGAAGCCAG ggTCAAAGAGAAGAAATTATTGGTGCAATTGCCCAGCTGCCACTGTATACTCTGAAAGATGAAGATAAG tgttctgCTATTGATACAGAAAATTGTGCTATATGCATCGAAAACTATAAAGCCAAAGATACTATTCGACTTCTGCCTTGCAA ACATATCTTCCATAAGCTGTGCATTGATCCCTGGTTGCTGGAACAGAGAACATGTCCAATGTGTAAATTAGATATCATGAAAGCACTAGAATATTGG GAAAGATCTAAAAAAGTTGCAGTGCCTGAATCAATGAGTAACATACCAACTGAAAATGGGAATATTTCTATGGAAGAAGATAATAATGAAACAAGTGGCTTATCAGCATCCAATACTAGCTCAATTGcattaaataatgttttaaaagaaaatctgtgTGAAACAACAATTTTACTTG
- the RNF149 gene encoding E3 ubiquitin-protein ligase RNF149 isoform X2 yields MRLLSHRVTLPLLFLAAGGWPRVSWSLVWYTAWVSTVYTEPATNRTVRDSAESGRYGNSSPKESAQGLVGIPFGGTGRHMEGCDPKVEYQIPMAPRSSSGDEEAGAPFSPPQTWIALVAHGGCHLKDKVANAARKKAAAVVIYNEPRFGNSTLTSVSYLGTADTVVIMVGYPKGMEILEPVLRGIPVKMTISGQREEIIGAIAQLPLYTLKDEDKCSAIDTENCAICIENYKAKDTIRLLPCKHIFHKLCIDPWLLEQRTCPMCKLDIMKALEYWERSKKVAVPESMSNIPTENGNISMEEDNNETSGLSASNTSSIALNNVLKENLCETTILLELESGDNQHDHLSSGSLQI; encoded by the exons ATGAGGCTGCTGTCGCACCGCGTGACGCTGCCGCTGCTTTTCCTGGCGGCGGGGGGATGGCCGCGGGTCTCCTGGTCGCTGGTCTGGTACACAGCCTGGGTGAGCACGGTGTATACCGAGCCGGCCACCAACCGCACGGTGCGGGACAGCGCGGAAAGCGGGCGTTACGGGAACAGCTCGCCCAAGGAGAGCGCGCAGGGCCTAGTCGGCATCCCTTTTGGCGGGACTGGGCGCCACATGGAGGGCTGCGACCCCAAGGTGGAATACCAGATCCCCATGGCGCCCCGAAGCTCCTCGGGAGACGAAGAGGCTGGAGCGCCCTTCTCGCCGCCTCAGACCTGGATCGCCTTAGTGGCCCACGGAGGTTGCCACTTGAAGGACAAAGTCGCCAACGCAGCAAGGAAGAAAGCCGCCGCCGTGGTCATCTATAACGAGCCTCGGTTCGGCAACTCCACTCTTACCTCTGTGTCGTACCTCG GTACTGCTGATACAGTTGTAATTATGGTTGGGTATCCAAAAGGAATGGAGATCCTGGAGCCAGTCCTAAGAGGAATTCCAGTGAAAATGACTATTAGT ggTCAAAGAGAAGAAATTATTGGTGCAATTGCCCAGCTGCCACTGTATACTCTGAAAGATGAAGATAAG tgttctgCTATTGATACAGAAAATTGTGCTATATGCATCGAAAACTATAAAGCCAAAGATACTATTCGACTTCTGCCTTGCAA ACATATCTTCCATAAGCTGTGCATTGATCCCTGGTTGCTGGAACAGAGAACATGTCCAATGTGTAAATTAGATATCATGAAAGCACTAGAATATTGG GAAAGATCTAAAAAAGTTGCAGTGCCTGAATCAATGAGTAACATACCAACTGAAAATGGGAATATTTCTATGGAAGAAGATAATAATGAAACAAGTGGCTTATCAGCATCCAATACTAGCTCAATTGcattaaataatgttttaaaagaaaatctgtgTGAAACAACAATTTTACTTG